Proteins encoded by one window of Vampirovibrionales bacterium:
- a CDS encoding methyl-accepting chemotaxis protein encodes MNHWLDTICKPAMSLVARLNYSQKFMVVAAIFLLVLAQPLWNFYGFVSNTETISQSELKAVEYMHPLSSLLFKVLSYELEAKDVESGHAEKGEAASQLQKFQQEINQLVQNFSDTHKKLGSSLDTDKNGSQFIALFQSQEWKENPSKVILVAKSLLDDTANNGKMTLDPENDTYYLGSILYDYALSSVMVLPRIEGALDTLRESGGANAKLSLELITSSEKFKSSSENILNNLDRVIAAMPDNDQRRRLEEARKTYHLQTQELLNAIENDILKRFQQPKTIQINGDRFTNLVKKAIDSQDALFDSVASVFNELVKDRIEHTRAPFYQTLLVAGLMLLAAGYFMTGFYLSVIRSVKNLQRVTTAVAQGDLTAEAPVDTRDELSRVSTSFNEMVVSFREIVANLKASAQDVMNASQSLSATSTQIKQGAEEVSQLSSSASQSTTTVDNSIKTVAAAVEQSSSNLQQAHSASSQVEQNIHDVEQAAEKVSDQMQNASAAAEEMSASVNTVASAIEEMSASLGEVSQNASHARQIANNAEQSAQSTKETMHALDASTREIGDVLEIISDIASQTNLLALNATIEAANAGDAGKGFAVVANEVKALAQRSGEATEDIRRRIEGIQSNTDAAINAMNEISGIIANVNQFITSIASAVEEQTATVNEISNNVNSVATAADSVSENVQQTAGLSVEVAQRVQQANVGVQMISQSMSELAKGSDDIARSAGEVAASTGDMTLTVEKVSRSSAESRSGAVRLEGAARELSGVAQKLETVVNRFRIAS; translated from the coding sequence ATGAACCATTGGCTTGATACGATCTGCAAACCCGCTATGTCTCTGGTGGCAAGACTGAATTATTCTCAAAAATTCATGGTCGTTGCGGCGATTTTTCTGCTGGTACTCGCCCAGCCCCTGTGGAATTTTTATGGCTTTGTCTCCAATACGGAAACCATCTCTCAAAGCGAACTCAAAGCGGTGGAATATATGCATCCGCTGTCGTCGCTGCTTTTTAAAGTGCTTTCTTACGAATTAGAAGCCAAGGATGTTGAAAGCGGCCATGCCGAAAAAGGGGAAGCCGCTTCCCAATTACAGAAGTTCCAACAGGAGATTAATCAACTCGTTCAGAATTTTTCAGACACGCACAAAAAGCTGGGCTCCTCACTCGATACAGATAAAAATGGAAGTCAGTTTATCGCGTTATTTCAAAGTCAGGAATGGAAAGAAAACCCTTCCAAAGTTATTCTGGTGGCCAAATCCCTTCTGGATGACACGGCCAATAACGGCAAAATGACGCTGGACCCTGAAAATGATACCTATTATCTGGGCAGCATTCTCTATGATTATGCCCTGTCGTCCGTCATGGTGCTGCCGAGAATCGAAGGCGCGCTGGACACGCTGCGCGAATCTGGCGGCGCCAACGCAAAATTGAGCCTTGAATTGATTACCTCTAGCGAAAAATTTAAATCGAGTTCCGAAAATATCCTCAACAATCTGGATCGCGTGATTGCCGCAATGCCCGATAACGACCAGCGTCGACGACTGGAAGAGGCGCGGAAGACGTATCATCTTCAAACCCAAGAATTACTAAACGCGATCGAGAACGACATTCTGAAACGTTTTCAGCAGCCGAAAACCATTCAGATCAATGGCGATCGTTTTACGAATCTCGTTAAAAAAGCCATTGACTCGCAAGATGCGTTGTTTGATAGCGTCGCCTCGGTATTTAACGAACTGGTGAAGGATCGCATCGAACACACCCGCGCCCCCTTCTACCAGACGCTCCTGGTTGCAGGACTCATGCTGCTGGCGGCAGGCTATTTTATGACCGGCTTTTATTTATCCGTCATCCGCTCGGTAAAAAATCTGCAACGCGTCACCACTGCCGTGGCGCAAGGCGACCTGACCGCCGAAGCGCCCGTCGACACCCGCGACGAGTTAAGCCGCGTCAGCACCTCGTTTAACGAGATGGTCGTCTCCTTCCGCGAAATCGTCGCCAACCTCAAAGCCAGCGCCCAGGACGTCATGAACGCGTCTCAGTCGCTGTCTGCCACATCCACCCAAATTAAACAGGGCGCTGAAGAAGTCAGCCAGCTCTCTTCTTCGGCCTCACAATCCACCACCACCGTTGACAATAGCATTAAAACCGTGGCGGCGGCGGTGGAACAGTCTTCTTCCAACCTGCAACAGGCCCATTCCGCCAGCTCTCAGGTGGAGCAGAATATCCATGACGTGGAACAGGCCGCCGAAAAAGTATCCGATCAGATGCAAAACGCCTCGGCCGCAGCGGAAGAAATGTCCGCCTCCGTTAACACCGTCGCCAGCGCCATCGAAGAAATGAGCGCCTCTCTGGGAGAAGTCTCCCAGAACGCCAGTCATGCCCGGCAAATTGCCAACAACGCAGAACAGAGCGCGCAAAGCACCAAAGAAACCATGCACGCGCTGGACGCCTCCACTCGAGAAATCGGCGACGTGCTGGAAATTATCAGCGATATCGCCTCACAAACCAATCTGCTCGCACTCAACGCCACCATCGAAGCCGCCAACGCAGGAGACGCCGGCAAGGGTTTTGCCGTGGTCGCCAACGAGGTCAAAGCGCTGGCGCAACGTTCTGGCGAAGCCACCGAGGATATTCGTCGCCGCATTGAGGGCATTCAAAGCAATACCGATGCCGCCATCAATGCCATGAACGAGATCTCCGGCATTATTGCCAACGTCAACCAGTTTATTACCTCCATTGCCAGCGCGGTCGAAGAGCAAACGGCCACCGTGAACGAAATCAGCAACAACGTCAACAGCGTCGCAACGGCTGCCGACTCGGTTTCCGAAAACGTCCAGCAAACCGCCGGGCTCTCGGTGGAAGTCGCACAACGCGTCCAGCAAGCCAACGTCGGCGTGCAGATGATCTCGCAAAGCATGAGCGAGCTGGCCAAAGGCTCCGACGATATCGCCCGCAGCGCGGGAGAAGTCGCCGCCAGCACGGGTGATATGACGCTGACGGTCGAAAAAGTCTCGCGCTCCAGCGCCGAAAGCCGCAGCGGCGCCGTTCGTCTGGAAGGCGCCGCGCGAGAACTCTCCGGCGTGGCTCAAAAACTGGAAACCGTCGTCAACCGCTTCCGCATCGCCAGCTAA
- a CDS encoding YkgJ family cysteine cluster protein, translating to MPANPFESAFGIPLPRCCSAGDCCKGVSPSTPTRKLRQRAAEGDEFARNFFSIMTPYASHEDARRVVPGIVEKTLVAARQSPEFENNEADVVFYRCRFLQRDNRCGVHEDRPQFCRDYPDSPFVVMAPDCAYLPWAAACKKQYAALTSNLEALKRLQDSLQGASGGGLSAHALDPELLAALENASCDALSELEMENLSLTLSLTPLYLASPLATIWL from the coding sequence ATGCCCGCCAACCCGTTTGAATCCGCCTTCGGCATTCCGCTGCCGCGCTGTTGCAGCGCTGGCGATTGCTGCAAGGGCGTTTCGCCCAGCACGCCCACGCGCAAATTACGCCAACGCGCCGCCGAGGGCGATGAGTTCGCGCGGAATTTCTTCTCGATTATGACGCCGTACGCCTCGCACGAGGATGCGCGCCGCGTCGTGCCGGGGATTGTCGAAAAAACCCTCGTCGCCGCGCGCCAATCGCCCGAATTTGAAAACAACGAGGCGGACGTGGTGTTTTACCGCTGCCGTTTTCTGCAACGCGATAACCGATGCGGCGTTCACGAGGATCGCCCGCAGTTTTGCCGCGATTACCCGGATTCTCCCTTTGTGGTGATGGCGCCCGACTGCGCCTATCTCCCATGGGCTGCCGCCTGCAAGAAGCAATACGCCGCGCTGACGTCGAATCTGGAAGCGCTTAAGCGCTTGCAGGACAGCTTACAGGGCGCGTCCGGCGGCGGCTTGTCGGCCCATGCGCTGGATCCTGAGCTGCTGGCGGCGCTTGAGAACGCCTCTTGCGATGCGCTCAGCGAGCTGGAGATGGAGAATCTAAGCCTGACGCTGTCGCTGACGCCGCTCTATCTGGCGTCTCCGCTGGCGACAATCTGGCTGTAG
- a CDS encoding CDP-alcohol phosphatidyltransferase family protein, with amino-acid sequence MLANWITALRTLMALLAIALLFTSSPGAYWAAFGLTVAAIWMDGLDGYVARARGETSTIGAQLDIFADRIVEQAYWLGFLALGWIPLWVPMTVMIRGVLVDGFRAIAQAQGYSAFGQSTMMQSPLGVLLVSSRFSRWTYAVTKALAFALMIVAHRPGVPAASLAPWQDAAWIMTLIAVIFCALRGLPVLVEGRRFLSAKTP; translated from the coding sequence ATGCTGGCAAACTGGATTACCGCTCTGAGAACCTTAATGGCCCTGCTCGCCATTGCGCTGCTGTTTACGTCCAGCCCGGGCGCCTATTGGGCGGCCTTTGGGCTGACGGTGGCCGCCATCTGGATGGACGGGCTAGATGGCTATGTGGCGCGCGCGCGCGGCGAAACGTCAACCATCGGCGCGCAGCTTGACATTTTTGCCGATCGCATCGTCGAGCAGGCGTACTGGCTGGGGTTTCTGGCGCTTGGCTGGATTCCGCTGTGGGTTCCGATGACGGTCATGATTCGCGGCGTGCTGGTCGATGGGTTTCGCGCCATTGCTCAGGCTCAGGGTTACAGCGCCTTCGGGCAATCCACGATGATGCAGTCGCCGCTAGGCGTGCTGCTGGTGAGTTCGCGCTTCAGCCGCTGGACTTACGCTGTCACCAAGGCGCTTGCCTTCGCCCTGATGATTGTCGCCCATCGCCCAGGCGTCCCTGCCGCTTCGCTCGCCCCGTGGCAAGACGCCGCCTGGATCATGACGCTCATCGCCGTGATTTTCTGCGCGCTTCGCGGGCTGCCGGTATTGGTGGAAGGGCGACGGTTTTTGAGCGCAAAAACGCCGTGA
- a CDS encoding D-tyrosyl-tRNA(Tyr) deacylase → MIVVIQRVLEARVAVDGRTVGEIGRGVLALIGFEKGDDAASLDLPLKKIPHLRIFADEAGKMNRSLLDVDGALLAVSQFTLAGDCRKGLRPSFDDALPPAEAELLYDQFVARLRSDGGCRVETGVFGAAMAVHLLNDGPVTLILHS, encoded by the coding sequence GTGATTGTTGTTATTCAGCGCGTTTTAGAGGCGCGCGTGGCGGTGGACGGGCGCACGGTGGGCGAAATCGGGCGGGGGGTGCTGGCGCTCATCGGTTTTGAGAAAGGCGATGACGCCGCGTCACTCGATCTGCCGCTCAAAAAGATCCCGCATCTGCGCATTTTTGCCGATGAGGCGGGCAAAATGAATCGCTCGCTGCTGGATGTCGACGGCGCGCTGCTGGCCGTGTCGCAATTTACGCTGGCGGGCGATTGCCGCAAAGGCCTGCGTCCCAGCTTCGATGACGCCCTGCCGCCTGCCGAGGCCGAGCTTCTCTACGACCAATTCGTCGCGCGTTTGCGCAGTGACGGCGGCTGTCGCGTGGAAACCGGCGTCTTTGGCGCGGCGATGGCGGTGCATCTGCTCAACGACGGGCCGGTGACGCTGATTCTGCATAGTTAA
- the ilvB gene encoding biosynthetic-type acetolactate synthase large subunit — MKTSPPLDSLPLHAAPRPRLNGAQILLQSLVESGVETIFGYPGGVVLSVYDYLPQFPIRHILVRHEQGAVHMAEGFAKASGKTGVALVTSGPGATNTVTGITDAYYDSIPLVVITGNVPTTLLGGDAFQEADIVGMTRSCTKHNISVRRVEDLAGAIKEAFYVAASGRPGPVLVDIPKDILTGEGEFNYHESVIDLPGYRPHETFTDTQVRQALDLLKSAKQPVMLIGGGVIGGAAHEEVLAFAERMQIPVASSLMGLGGFPYEHPLYLGYCGMHGHYWANIAIANADVLMIVGNRLNERQTGNASRFARNARIIHIDLDPGSLNKNVEALIPIQGDTRNVLKAFLAQSENIGPLEGRDAWRARIEQFKQRRVADNGSPQRYLKPEGVIERLFHFLPKDAIITTEVGQHQMWAAQYFNLSRPRSWITSGGLGTMGFGFPAAIGAQFAFPDSLVLDIAGDGSIQMTIQELATAVDYAMPVKIAIINNGYLGMVRQWQGRFFQGESEVRMTSPDYVKLADAYGAVGFAVSQPEEVDAVIQKAYAITDRPVIMDFRVQEKADIYPWVPAGGSNDQMLMGAKTDDASAEGGPRA; from the coding sequence ATGAAAACCAGCCCCCCGCTGGATTCGCTTCCCCTGCACGCAGCGCCCAGACCGCGGCTCAACGGCGCGCAAATCTTGCTGCAATCGCTGGTTGAGTCCGGCGTCGAGACGATTTTTGGCTACCCCGGCGGCGTGGTGCTGTCGGTGTACGATTATTTGCCCCAGTTCCCCATCCGCCACATTCTGGTGCGCCACGAGCAAGGCGCGGTCCATATGGCGGAAGGTTTTGCCAAGGCCTCCGGTAAAACGGGCGTGGCGCTGGTGACGTCGGGCCCCGGCGCGACCAACACCGTGACCGGCATTACGGATGCTTATTACGATTCGATTCCGCTGGTGGTCATTACCGGCAACGTGCCGACCACCCTGCTGGGCGGCGACGCCTTCCAGGAAGCCGACATCGTGGGGATGACGCGCTCGTGCACCAAGCACAACATCAGCGTGCGGCGGGTGGAAGACCTGGCGGGCGCGATTAAGGAAGCCTTCTATGTCGCGGCCAGCGGACGCCCGGGTCCCGTTCTGGTGGATATTCCCAAGGATATTCTGACCGGGGAAGGCGAGTTTAACTATCATGAGTCGGTGATTGATCTGCCGGGCTACCGTCCGCACGAGACGTTTACCGATACGCAGGTGCGTCAGGCGCTGGATTTGCTGAAATCGGCCAAACAGCCCGTCATGCTGATTGGCGGCGGCGTCATCGGCGGCGCGGCGCACGAAGAAGTTCTGGCCTTCGCCGAACGGATGCAAATCCCCGTGGCGTCCTCATTGATGGGGCTGGGCGGATTCCCTTACGAGCATCCGCTTTATCTGGGGTATTGCGGCATGCATGGCCATTACTGGGCCAACATCGCCATTGCCAACGCCGATGTGTTGATGATTGTCGGCAACCGCCTCAATGAGCGCCAGACCGGCAACGCGAGCCGCTTTGCGCGCAATGCCAGGATTATTCATATTGATCTCGACCCCGGCTCGCTCAATAAAAACGTCGAAGCGCTGATCCCGATTCAGGGCGATACGCGCAACGTGCTCAAGGCGTTTCTGGCCCAGAGCGAGAACATAGGACCGCTGGAAGGCCGCGACGCATGGCGCGCGCGCATTGAACAGTTTAAACAACGCCGCGTGGCCGATAACGGCTCGCCGCAGCGTTATCTGAAGCCGGAAGGCGTCATTGAACGCCTGTTTCACTTCTTGCCCAAAGACGCCATCATCACCACCGAAGTGGGTCAGCATCAGATGTGGGCGGCGCAGTATTTCAACCTGTCGCGCCCGCGCTCGTGGATTACCTCGGGCGGTCTGGGCACGATGGGCTTCGGGTTTCCGGCGGCCATCGGCGCGCAGTTCGCGTTTCCCGACAGTCTGGTGCTGGATATCGCCGGTGACGGCAGCATCCAGATGACGATTCAGGAACTGGCGACGGCCGTGGATTACGCCATGCCGGTCAAAATCGCTATCATTAATAATGGCTATCTGGGCATGGTTCGCCAGTGGCAGGGCCGCTTCTTTCAGGGCGAGTCCGAGGTGCGGATGACCTCGCCGGATTACGTCAAGCTCGCAGATGCTTACGGCGCCGTTGGTTTCGCTGTTTCGCAGCCTGAAGAAGTTGATGCCGTGATTCAAAAAGCTTATGCCATTACGGATCGCCCGGTCATTATGGACTTCCGCGTGCAGGAAAAAGCGGATATCTATCCGTGGGTGCCCGCCGGCGGCAGTAACGATCAGATGCTGATGGGCGCCAAGACCGACGACGCCTCGGCTGAAGGAGGACCGCGCGCATGA
- the ilvC gene encoding ketol-acid reductoisomerase, which produces MRLFYDADIDTSKLLAKKIAVIGFGSQGFGQSVNLKESGAQVRIALRAGSATEAKVKAAGLEAVTLEQAVEWADMLMFLIPDIQHRDVYEQYFKGRLREGQALVFSHGFSIHYKEIEPPPFVDVLMIAPKSPGHLVRSEYQRQRGVPALIAVHQDASGQARDLALGYAACIGSGRAGVIETTFKDETETDLFGEQAVLCGGATSLVKAGFETLIEAGYPPELAYFECLHELKLIVDLMYEGGIEDMRYSISDTARYGDVSRGPRVVGPEVKAAMKTVLYEIQSGQFAREWIAEYRAGMPSLKAAVQKDHGHPLEVVGRRLRGMMTWLKESKLVDRAVN; this is translated from the coding sequence CTGCGCCTGTTTTACGACGCGGACATCGATACCTCCAAACTCCTCGCCAAAAAAATCGCCGTCATTGGTTTTGGCAGTCAGGGCTTCGGCCAAAGCGTCAATCTCAAGGAATCGGGCGCGCAGGTGCGCATCGCCTTGCGCGCGGGCAGCGCCACCGAGGCCAAGGTGAAGGCCGCCGGTCTGGAAGCCGTCACGCTTGAGCAGGCCGTTGAATGGGCCGATATGCTGATGTTCCTGATCCCCGATATTCAGCATCGCGATGTCTATGAGCAGTACTTCAAAGGCCGTTTGCGCGAAGGTCAGGCGCTGGTCTTCAGCCATGGATTCAGCATTCATTACAAGGAAATCGAGCCGCCGCCGTTTGTCGACGTCTTGATGATCGCCCCCAAAAGCCCCGGCCATCTGGTCCGCTCGGAATATCAACGCCAGCGCGGCGTGCCGGCGCTGATTGCTGTGCATCAAGACGCCAGCGGCCAGGCGCGGGATCTGGCGCTGGGATATGCCGCCTGCATTGGCTCGGGTCGCGCGGGCGTGATTGAAACCACGTTCAAGGACGAGACCGAGACGGATCTTTTCGGTGAGCAGGCCGTTTTGTGCGGCGGCGCTACGTCGCTGGTCAAGGCCGGCTTTGAAACCCTCATCGAGGCGGGCTATCCGCCGGAGCTGGCCTATTTCGAGTGCCTCCACGAGCTGAAGCTCATTGTCGACCTGATGTATGAAGGCGGCATTGAGGACATGCGCTATTCCATCAGCGACACGGCGCGCTACGGCGACGTTTCGCGTGGTCCTCGCGTGGTGGGCCCCGAAGTCAAGGCCGCGATGAAGACCGTCCTGTACGAAATCCAGTCCGGCCAGTTTGCGCGCGAGTGGATTGCCGAGTATCGCGCCGGCATGCCGTCGCTGAAGGCGGCCGTGCAGAAAGACCACGGCCATCCGCTGGAAGTCGTTGGCCGCCGCCTGCGCGGGATGATGACCTGGTTGAAAGAGTCCAAACTCGTCGACCGCGCCGTCAACTAG
- a CDS encoding helix-turn-helix domain-containing protein — MNNDAALPYDDYMSQRLQDKAFAIAYLNESLAGESDLSAFLVALRRILDAQNLSKSALAKEAGVSREKLYTMLSAKGNPEWHSLKAILDSLGYKLTISA, encoded by the coding sequence ATGAACAACGACGCAGCGCTTCCTTATGACGACTACATGTCGCAAAGGCTTCAGGACAAGGCGTTTGCCATTGCCTATCTGAATGAATCGCTGGCCGGTGAAAGCGATTTGAGCGCCTTTCTCGTCGCCCTGCGCCGAATTCTGGACGCCCAGAATCTGTCTAAATCAGCGCTGGCCAAAGAAGCTGGCGTCAGCCGGGAAAAGCTCTATACCATGCTTTCTGCCAAAGGAAACCCCGAATGGCATAGCCTGAAGGCGATTCTGGACAGTCTGGGCTATAAGTTGACGATCAGCGCTTGA
- the gyrB gene encoding DNA topoisomerase (ATP-hydrolyzing) subunit B yields MTTPSSSYGADQIRVLEGLEAVRLRPGMYIGSTSQRGLHHLVYEIVDNSVDESLAGYCSEIFVTVHEDDSVSVSDNGRGIPVAVKEDDGRSALEVVHTVLHAGGKFGDGGYKVSGGLHGVGASVVNALSEKFVVEVCRDGHVWKQSYARGIPTSGVEKIGVTQSTGTKTTFWPDGDIFETTIMDTDVIATRLREMAFLNKGLKIIFTDRKAANAEPETFFYEGGIGSYVAYLNESRTVLHDYFYCDDERDGVQVEVSMQYTDSYNETVLCFANNINTSHGGTHLTGFRNALTRIMNDYARKNSLLKDNDQNLSGDDVREGLTAVISVKVPNPQFEGQTKEKLGNSEVQGIVQNVVSDRLNDWLELCPKAAKSLIQKSILAAQAREAARKARELTRRKTALESSNLPGKLADCASREPERCEIYIVEGDSAGGSAKQGRNREFQAILPLRGKILNVERARLDKIYNNNEIQSLIQALGITISRTEEEFDCEKLRYHKIIIMTDADVDGAHIRTLLLTFFFRYARPLIERGYVYIAQPPLYKLSQGKHEEYLYDERALEKKLRLRGIANLELFSKDGQQSRSGDALAQLLGELNRYHHAMAYPSIAKIPADVRQYLVENHIESAELHTRASAEPFCQRLIQQFPHHRFSLDAEHPEQEHAFIHIEPAADGKPVDPMSARSDARRAESESIISLSVDILDSLEYERLLELHAKIVAFYPLTPDEKLTMVVGSKEESSLATYEDLRQFVEDRGKKGVMLQRFKGLGEMMPAQLWDTTMNPETRTLLRVEIEEAAVADKLFDTLMGERVEPRRLFIETNARKVGNLDI; encoded by the coding sequence ATGACCACACCCTCTTCTTCTTACGGCGCAGATCAGATCCGGGTGCTCGAAGGCCTCGAAGCCGTTCGTTTACGGCCCGGCATGTACATCGGCTCGACCAGCCAGCGCGGCTTGCATCACCTTGTCTACGAGATTGTCGACAATTCGGTGGATGAATCGCTGGCAGGCTATTGCTCAGAAATCTTTGTGACAGTGCATGAGGACGACAGCGTCAGCGTTTCCGACAACGGACGGGGTATTCCCGTCGCGGTGAAAGAAGATGACGGCCGCTCGGCGCTGGAAGTCGTGCATACCGTCCTTCACGCCGGCGGAAAATTCGGCGACGGCGGCTATAAAGTCTCCGGCGGGCTTCACGGCGTGGGGGCTTCGGTCGTCAACGCGCTCAGCGAAAAATTCGTGGTGGAAGTGTGCCGCGACGGCCATGTGTGGAAACAAAGCTACGCGCGCGGCATTCCGACCAGCGGCGTCGAAAAAATCGGCGTCACCCAAAGCACGGGCACCAAAACCACCTTCTGGCCCGATGGCGATATTTTTGAAACCACCATTATGGACACCGACGTCATCGCCACGCGCCTGCGCGAGATGGCCTTCCTCAACAAGGGCCTGAAAATCATCTTCACCGACCGCAAGGCCGCTAACGCCGAGCCGGAAACCTTCTTCTACGAAGGCGGCATCGGCAGCTACGTCGCCTACCTCAACGAGAGCCGCACGGTGCTGCACGATTATTTCTACTGCGACGACGAGCGCGACGGCGTGCAAGTCGAAGTGTCGATGCAGTATACCGATTCGTATAACGAAACCGTGCTCTGCTTTGCCAATAACATCAATACCTCGCACGGCGGCACCCACCTGACCGGCTTTCGCAACGCGCTGACGCGGATTATGAACGACTACGCCCGCAAAAACAGCCTGTTGAAAGATAACGACCAGAATCTGTCCGGCGACGACGTGCGCGAAGGGCTGACGGCCGTCATCAGCGTCAAGGTGCCGAATCCGCAGTTTGAAGGGCAGACCAAGGAAAAACTCGGCAACAGCGAAGTGCAGGGCATCGTACAAAACGTCGTGAGCGATCGCCTCAACGATTGGCTGGAACTGTGCCCCAAGGCGGCCAAGTCGCTGATTCAGAAATCCATTCTGGCGGCGCAGGCGCGCGAAGCGGCCCGCAAGGCCCGTGAACTGACGCGCCGCAAAACGGCGCTGGAATCGAGCAACCTGCCCGGCAAGCTGGCCGATTGCGCCAGCCGCGAACCCGAACGCTGCGAAATCTACATCGTCGAAGGCGATTCGGCGGGCGGCAGCGCGAAACAGGGCCGAAACCGCGAATTCCAGGCGATTTTACCCTTGCGCGGCAAGATTCTCAACGTCGAGCGCGCGCGGCTGGATAAAATCTACAATAACAACGAGATTCAGAGCCTGATTCAGGCCCTGGGCATCACCATATCGCGCACCGAAGAAGAATTCGACTGCGAAAAACTGCGCTATCACAAGATTATCATCATGACGGACGCCGACGTGGACGGGGCGCACATCCGCACGCTGCTGCTGACGTTCTTCTTCCGCTATGCGCGTCCCCTGATTGAGCGCGGCTACGTTTATATCGCGCAACCGCCGCTGTACAAGCTGTCGCAAGGCAAACACGAGGAGTATCTCTACGACGAGCGCGCCCTCGAGAAAAAACTGCGCCTGCGCGGCATCGCCAATCTGGAACTCTTCAGCAAGGATGGCCAGCAAAGCCGCAGCGGCGACGCGCTGGCCCAGTTGCTGGGCGAGCTCAACCGCTACCATCATGCGATGGCGTATCCGTCCATCGCGAAAATCCCTGCGGATGTGCGGCAATATCTGGTGGAAAACCACATTGAATCCGCCGAGCTGCATACGCGCGCCAGCGCAGAGCCCTTCTGTCAGCGCCTCATCCAGCAGTTCCCGCATCACAGGTTCTCGCTCGACGCCGAACATCCTGAGCAGGAACATGCCTTTATCCACATTGAACCGGCCGCCGACGGCAAGCCCGTCGACCCGATGAGCGCCCGCAGTGACGCCCGTCGGGCCGAAAGCGAGTCGATCATCTCGCTGTCGGTTGATATTCTGGACAGTCTGGAATACGAGCGCCTGCTGGAGCTGCACGCTAAAATCGTCGCTTTCTACCCGCTCACCCCTGACGAAAAACTGACCATGGTCGTGGGCTCCAAAGAAGAATCGTCGTTGGCGACCTACGAAGATCTCCGTCAGTTTGTGGAAGATCGCGGCAAGAAAGGCGTCATGTTGCAACGCTTCAAAGGCCTTGGCGAAATGATGCCCGCCCAGTTGTGGGACACCACCATGAACCCGGAAACCCGCACGCTGCTGCGCGTTGAAATCGAAGAAGCCGCCGTCGCCGACAAGCTCTTTGATACGCTGATGGGCGAGCGCGTGGAACCGCGACGTCTGTTCATCGAGACCAACGCGCGCAAAGTCGGTAATCTGGATATTTAA